The Xiphophorus couchianus chromosome 14, X_couchianus-1.0, whole genome shotgun sequence genome includes a region encoding these proteins:
- the leap2 gene encoding liver-expressed antimicrobial peptide 2 gives MEQQSFFTHRKALVVMCIAVFLLTQQAHAGPLISRLQSGSDQIQDVRGEHTEHMLKRIARMTPLWRIMSSKPSGAFCQNNFECATGLCREGRCSTNQRPSSEPVKY, from the exons ATGGAACAGCAAAGCTTCTTCACTCACAGAAAAGCATTGGTGGTGATGTGCATTGCAGTATTTTTGCTGACCCAGCAG GCACATGCAGGTCCGCTGATATCACGGCTCCAGTCTGGCTCTGACCAGATCCAAGACGTAAGAGGGGAACACACAGAGCACATGCTGAAAAGAATTGCCCGCATGACCCCACTATGGAGGATCATGAGCAGCAAACCATCTGGAGCTTTCTGCCAAAACAACTTTGAATGCGCGACTGGACTCTGCAG GGAGGGACGCTGCTCTACAAACCAACGCCCCTCATCAGAGCCTGTGAAATATTAG